The genomic stretch TTGTCTTTGTGTGGCTCGCCGTTCCAAGGCCCGATCGCTGCGGCCAAGGTCGGCTACGCAAACGGCCAATACATTCTCAACCCCAGCGTTGAACAACTGAAAACCTCTGAGCTCGAATTGGTGGTTGCAGGCACGCAAGACGCCGTATTGATGGTTGAATCGGAAGCCAAGGAATTGTCCGAAGACGTGATGCTCGGTGCTGTGATGTTTGGCCACCGCGAGTCGCAAGTCGTCATCAATGCCATCAAGGAAATGGTCGCCGAAGCCGGCGTCCAAGCCTCCGACTGGGCCGCACCGGCGAAGAACGAATCGCTGATCAGCGAACTCGCCAGCGCCATTGGTGATCGCATGAAGCATGCTTACTCGATCATCGAGAAAGCAGACCGTCGCTTGACGCTCAACTCGCTGCGCAAAGAAATCTCCGATCTGTTGAATCCGAAGGGCGAGGCCGCTGGCTGGACAGCCGGCGACGTTGGCAAAGAATTCGGCGAGCAGGAATACAGCACGATGCGTCAATCCGTGCTGCAAACCAAGAAGCGCATCGACGGTCGTGGTTTGACGGATGTCCGTCCGATCTCGGTCAAGGTCGGCGTGTTGCCGCGCGTGCACGGTTCGGCATTGTTCACCCGTGGCGAAACGCAGGCCTTGGTTGTGACCACGCTTGGTACGGCACGTGATGGCCAAATTATCGATGACGTCGCCGGTGAGTGGAAAGAGAACTTCATGTTCCACTACAACTTCCCGCCTTACTCGGTTGGTGAAACGGGTCGTTTCGGTGCGCCGAAGCGTCGCGAAATCGGTCACGGCCGATTGGCTAAGCGTGGCGTCCTCGCCATGATGCCGACGCTGGAAGCGTTCCCGTACACGGTTCGCGTCGTGTCTGAAATCACCGAATCGAACGGCTCGTCTTCGATGGCTTCGGTGTGTGGTTCCTCGCTCGCCTTGATGGACGCCGGCGTGCCGGTGAAACGTCCGGTGGCAGGTATCGCCATGGGCCTGGTCAAAGAAGGCACTGACTATGTCGTCTTGTCGGACATCCTGGGTGACGAAGATCACTTGGGCGACATGGATTTCAAGGTTGCCGGTTCAGAAGCAGGCGTGACCGCCTTGCAAATGGACATCAAGATTCAGGGCATCACCGAAGAAATCATGAAGGTTGCTTTGGCGCAAGCCAAGGACGGCCGTTTGCATATCCTCGGCGAAATGGCCAAGGCACTCACGACCGCGCGTTCGGAACTCTCCGAATTCGCACCGCGCTTGCTGACGATCAAGATCCACCCGGACAAGATCCGCGAAGTGATCGGTAAGGGCGGCGCCACGATTCAAGGCATCACCAAGGAAACCGGCACCCAGATCGATATCCAAGATGACGGTACGATCACCATCGCTTCGGTCAACAATGCCGCGGCAATGGCTGCCAAGACGCGCATTGAACAAATTACGAGCGATGTCGAGCCGGGTCGCGTCTACGAGGGCAAGGTTGCCAAGATCATGGACTTCGGTGCATTCGTTACGATCTTGCCGGGCAAAGACGGCCTGGTGCACGTTTCGCAAATCTCCAACGAACGCGTTGAAAAAGTCAGCGACAAGTTGAAAGAAGGCGATATCGTCAAGGTCAAGGTGTTGGAAGTCGACAAGCAAGGCCGTATTCGCCTGTCGATGAAGGCGCTCGATGAAGAGGCTGGCGAAGCGCCTGCTGCTGAGTAATCGAAAGCATTCAACTGTTCCGGAAAAGCGGGCCTACGGGCCCGTTTTTTTTCCTCTTGCATATATACAATAACGTTGTATATCCGTGGTGCGTCCAATGCTCGATAAGAAACAAGACGAAGTGCTCTCTGAATTCCGATGCCAGTTGGCCGGCTTTCTGCGGTTCAGTGAATCTGCAGCCAGAGAAGCAGGTCTGACGCCCGCACAGTATTTGCTGCTATTGCATCTCTGCGGCTTTCCGGATCGCGACTGGGCCACCATCGTTGAATTGGCCGATCGCCTACAAGCCAGTCATCAATCCACCGCGGCGTTGGTGAAACGATGCGAGGCGCAGGGCTGGGTCAAGAAGCGGGCAGGTCGCGGCGATGCACGTTTCGTCGAAGTGGCGCCGATGCCAAAGGCCAGACGTGCAGTCGCGCGTGTTGCAAGCCATCACGCAGAAGAGCTTGCGCAACTCGGCGCCGTCTTTGACGCGGCAACACGCGTGGCGGCGATGGATCGATCTAACGAAAAGAAGGGGCGTAAGCCATGAGAGGTCGAGATTTTGCAAGAAACGATCGCTTGCCATGGCTTGCTTTGTTCGCTGTTGTCATCGGCGTTCTAAGTACGATTGGTGCATGGGTCTTGCTGAGCATGATCCGCTTTTTTACACAGCTGTTCTTCTTTCAACGACTCAGTTTCGACGAGGTTTCGCCAGCAACCAATACGCTGGGCGCGTGGGTCATCCTTGTCCCCGCACTCGGCGGGTTGATTGTTGGGCTCATCGCACGCTACGGCAGTGAAAAGATTCGCGGCCATGGCATCCCTGAAGCTTTGGAAGCCATTCTGTTTGGTAAGAGCCGGATGTCGCCCAAGGTGGCCGTCCTGAAACCCTTGTCTTCCGGGATTGTGATTGGCAGTGGCGGCCCGTTTGGTGCTGAAGGGCCCGTCATCATGACCGGTGGTGCAGTGGCCTCCCTATTGGCGCAAGCGTTTCACTTGACTGCCGCCGAACGCAAAGCCTTATTGGTTGCGGGTGCATGCGCAGGTATGACGGCGGTGTTTGGTGCGCCTATTGCTGCGATTCTGTTGGCAGTAGAACTGCTCCTCTTTGAACTCCGACCGAGGAGTCTGCTCCCCGTCGCTGTTGCGTGTGCCGTGGCTGGATTCTTGCGCCCCCTCTGGGCACCGGCAGCGCCGCTGTTCCCAATGCAAACCCCACCGGTTGAAACGCTGGCCATCTTCTCGAGCATTGTGGCGGGCTTGGCCTCAGGCGGACTCTCGGCGCTGATGACCCGTCTGTTGTATTGGGTTGAAGACGGCTTCGAACGTCTACCTCTCCATTGGATGTGGTGGCCCGCCATCGGTGGTTTGGTGGTCGGCTTGGGCGGATGGCTGGAGCCGCGCGCGCTTGGCGTCGGCTATGACGTCATCGCCGATCTGTTGGCGCACCACTTGCTGCTCAGCACCGTGGTCGCGCTACTTGCGGTGAAGGCCATTATTTGGGCGGTCGCTTTAGGTTCGGGTACCTCAGGCGGCGTTCTGGCCCCCTTGCTGATGATTGGTGCCGGACTGGGCTACCTGATCGGCCCTTGGCTGCCAGGGGGCGATCCCCGCCTATGGGCTTTGGTATGTATGGCGGCCACATTGGGTGGAACCATGCGTGCGCCCTTGATGGCTATTCTCTTTGCCTTCGAACTGACCGGAAACAGTCATGCACTTCTGCCGCTAACCTTAGGCTGCGCTACAGCCTATGGGTTTTCGGTCCTGGTGATGCCGCGTTCAATTCTTACCGAAAAAATCGCACGCCGCGGACTGCACGTCTATCGAGAGTACGGGGTCGATCCTTTGGAACGTAGCTTTGTCGACGAGGTCATGACGCGAGACGTTGTCGCGATTCCGGCGGATATGCCTATTGAACGCGCACGGCAGACTTTCTTCGGCGCACATCAAGCCCATCGCGGCTATCCCGTCGTAGATGGCGAAACCTTAGTGGGTCTGATTCGACGTGATGACTTTAAAGATGCAACGGAAGGACACGTCCGTGATCTCCTGCACGGCGTGGGACCGGTTGCGCTGCTGGGGGAAACCTGTCGATCGGTCGCTGCGCGCATGGCGGCGACAGGCGTTGAGCGACTTCCCGTGATCGACGCGCAGGGCAGTCATGCATTGGTCGGCATCGTGAGCCGAAGCGACTTGTTAGATCCCGCGCGTGACACACACGAAGATGAAATGCCGCGCGAGCGTTTCTTTGGCGGATCTGGTGCTTAGTCGAAGTTGAACACGCCTTCTTGTGCGAAGGCGACACTCAGGGTGCCGGCGCCGATATTGATCAATCCAGTGAGACTCATCATGGATTCGAGCAGGGTGACGCCGTTGTTCAAACAGGCTTGCTTGAGGCTGGCATAGCCCGGCATGTTGCGCATTTCGTCCAAGTCGCCGCCATAGGCTAAGGACACGACGGGCGTAAGCAAGCCTTGGCCAACCGCGCGCGTTGCGTAGTTCAACATCTTTTCGCAGGCGGGTTCAAAGCCGCGAAGCTTTGCCACAGGCTTGGTCATACCGCGATTGGCATACAGCAATGGCTTGATATCGAGGGTCGTACCGAGTGCGGCGCTTAGCAGACTGACACTGCGATCGCCCTTGGCGCGGCCGCGGTTGCGAATGTAATAGAGATCCGGTGTCACCAAGAAACCATGCGTATTGGCAATCACACGGTCGATTCGATTACGAATCGCCTGCGTCGATGTGCCGTTATGACGCAATTGAATGGCTTCCCATGCAACAACGGCTTGTCCGGTAAATAGCGTGCCGGTATCCACCACACGCATATTGAAGGGCGTCGCAAAACCCGCGGCTTCGCGTGGCGCGTGGTATTCGCTAAGGATCTTGAAGCTTGCCTGCACACAGCGCTCGTAGATCGGGCTACGCGACGCCGTAATGGTCTGAACCATCACGTAGTCATAGTCGACGACGAGCTTGGTCAGGAACAATTCGGAAATCTGCTCAACCGTATAGGGAATGGTTTCGGCCTCGGCTGCATCTTTAGCGATCCCGCTATCCAAGAACTGTTGGCTAACCACGTCTTGGCGACTGTCGTTGATGACTTGTTCGCCAATTCGAACCGCAATTGGCAGCACGACGACGTTTTCTTGATCAATGATTGATTGCGGTAAATCGCAGCCCGCGTCGACAACGTATCCAATGCGCATGGTCAGGTACAAGCTCGGTGAACAGTTAGGTAAGCGTACCCTGTTTTGCGCATGAAAAACCCATATAAATACGGAGTTTTTGCATCCAGGTCGTCTCAGAAAAAGTCTGCTTTTGTGCTGCAGAGCGGCAATTTAGCCGTCGAATAATTGCGCGATGTAGCCGGGGTCGGAAGAGGCGTCCTCTTGAAATCCGGAGACACCCACGCCAACCAATCGAAACAGTGTCGACTCGGGTAGGGCGACGCGCTCGCAGAGTGATACAGCGCGCGCGTACAGTGCGTCTGCATCAACAGGGAAGGGATGTTCTGTCAGCGATCTCGTCAAGGTACGAAACTGCGCCGTTTTTAATTTCAAAACTACTGTGCGCGCATGTCGACCCGGATGACGCTGAAGTTCACGTTGGTAGGCTTGCCACGTTTTGATTGAGAGCGCGCGGATCGCGTCATTGCATGCACCCAAAGGCACATCGACCGCGAATGTGTCTTCACTGGAGATTTGCAGTGTCGGTCGTTCTGGCACGACTGCGCGATCATCGATGCCATGCGCCAATTCGTGCAACCTCTTGCCCCACTTTCCAAACTGCGCTTCGAGTAGTTGCGCATTTGCAGCACGAATATCGCCACACTTTTTGAAACCCAATTTCTGCAAGTGAGCATCCGTCACTTTTCCCACGCCGGGCAAACGCGCCAACGGAAGATCTGCAAGGAATGCCTCGACTTGGTGTGGTTTGACGACGAACAAACCATCCGGCTTGTTGATGTCACTCGCGATCTTCGCAATGAACTTATTCGGTGCGACACCCGCAGATGCGGTGAGTCGCGTTTCTTGTTTGATCTCTTCCCGGATTTGCGCCGCGATATGTGTGGCACTGCCAAGATCGCATTTGGGACGCGTGACATCGAGGTAAGCCTCGTCCAACGACAACGGTTCAATCAGATCCGTGTAGCGCGAAAAGATCTCACGAATCTGTTGCGAAACAACTTTGTATCGACTGAAGTCCGGTGGCACAAACACCGCGTCCGGGCACAACCGCTCAGCGCGCACGGCTGGCATGGCAGAGCGAACCCCAAACACCCGCGCCTCATAACTCGCCGCGCAGACCACGGAACGACTACCGCGCCAAGCCACAACAACGGGGCGCCCTTTGAGTTCCGGTGCGTCCCGTTGCTCGACCGATGCATAGAAGGCGTCCATGTCGACATGGATGATTTTCCTTTGCAACGGGGGTTCGGCAACGTGCATGGATGCAATTTTCGCAGGCACATGCACATTGCGCGAGGGATCCATTCAAATTTCGTCGAATGCCTTCAATTCATCCAAGTTCTTTTGTGCTTTGACCAAGGTGCCCCCGGTGACAGCATCTTCCATGGCGCGGCGGAGGCGCGGTCGCGCAGGGTCACGTGACCAGCGATGGAACCACGCAGTAGCCATCAAGCCTGCGACGCCGACTGCAACGGTGATCCACAGTGATCCACCCATACGTGCATAGAAGTCCACTTGGCCTCGCGTCAGCACATCGGCCAAGGTCGCCATAAAGGGAAGCCAGAACAACCACCAGGCCAGACCGACCACCATGCCACCGATCACATAGGCTTTTCGGCTGCGAGCAAGCTTCTCTTGGAGTTCGAGTACGGGCTGGCTTGCATTCAAACCTGCGAGCTGCCCAAACAAAATGCCGGCGGCAACGATGCAGGCAACACCATATGTATGCACGATGATGCCCGACCACATGAGCATGCTGCCGTCGCGGTGCTGCGTCCATCCAGCCACGCCGAGCGCGATCATCAGCACACCAAAGGCCATTTGGAACACCTGCCCCACATACAACGGCCATAAGGCGCGCTTGAAGTGGTTGGCTTTGCGCCTACGCAGTGCTGATTTCTCTTCCTTCTCGTCCTTTGCCAAGCGCGCGGTCAGTGCGTTCAACGCGTTCTTCAATTCGTCCAGTTGTAGATCTTGGTTGGCAATCATGATTCAGGTCTCCGATGCTGCAGAGAAAAGGGTTTTCAATCTCTGTTTGATGCGATTGAGTTTGGTGGCGACATTCGATTCGGACATGCCCAGCACTTCGCCAATGTCGCGGTGACTCAAGTCATCGAGGTGCATGATGAGCAGGGCGCGATTAAAGACGTCGAGTGCATCCAACGCGCGATTCAGGCGCTGCATGCTTTCATTCACGCGTTCGCTGTCTTCGGGCGCAGCGACGTCGTGCGCGGTCGGATCGAATGCGACGTGGTGCTTTTGTATGCGGGTCTTGCGACGAACTTCGGAGATCGCAACGTTGAGTGCGACGCGATACATCCAAGTCGAAAAGGAGCGCGTCGCGTCGTACATTGGCCATGCCGCCCAAAGTGAGGCCCGGATGTCCTGCGCGAGATCCGCGCGATCTTCCGGCGTCCAGGCATAGGTCGCGGTCACTTTGTGCAGAATGCCGATGTGCGTGTTCAGTAAGCCTAGGAAGGCGGCCTCTGAAGTGTCCGGTGGATCATGGGTGAGCGAAGCGCCTGTCATGCGTTGTGTCCAGTAGGTTTAAAGAGTGATTCGCTCGAGATCGCGAAATATCACAGCCCCGACGACCGGGCCGCGACGCGAACTTGGCTATCCTGTGCAGACTGGCGAATGGAGCCCACTATGCAGGACACCCCAAGTAAGCCCCGTCACTTCTCCATGTTCCGTGATTTTCATCTGGCGGACTGGTTCACGCTCGGGAACGCGTTCTGCGGCACAGGTGCTGTCTTCGCCGCGATGCGCTATCTGCAAGAGGGCAATGTGCGCGATCTCTTGATTGGCATGGCACTGATTCCCTTGGCCTTCATCTTGGATGCACTCGATGGTCGAATCGCGCGTTGGCGCAACGTCTCTTCATCTTTGGGACGCGAACTTGATTCGTTAGCGGACGTGATCTCTTTTGGTGTTGCGCCAGCCGCGCTGGCTTATGCCTGTGGCTTACAAGGGGGCTGGGATTGGGTGGTGTTGAGTTACTTCGTGTGCTGCGGTGTGAGTCGATTGGCGCGTTACAACGTCACTGCAGAGGCGCTCTCTGGCGCCGAAGGCAAGGTCAAATATTTTGAAGGCACGCCCATCCCTTCGAGCTTGGTGTTGGTTGTGATGCTAGCCGTTGCTGCATGGCAAGGGGCGATTGGCGACAACGTGTGGTTTGGCAAGATCGTTCTTGGTCCGTGGCAATTCCATCCGTTGGTGATCGCGTTCGCTGTGTCGGGCTCATTGATGGTGAGCAAGACCCTGCGCATTCCGAAACCTTGAGCTGGTTTGGGTCGTCCATCCAGTGTCATTATTCAAGTAATTCCAAGGAGTAATTAGCAATGAATCCGCAATGGCCCAACGATTTCGAAAGCCTCGGCCGCCACTATATGGAAGCGTGGCAAAACATGATGCGCGGCGCGATGTCCGGCCAAAATGTACCGCCAACCGGCTTTGCAGGCATGGGCGGTTGGCAGGATCCGTCTCAAGCATGGACGCGTGCGGCTTCTCAATTTGCAAACCCGGAGAGCATGGCGGCGATGCATCGCTTTAATGCACAGTCCAACGGCTGGTATGCACAGATGCACGAGTTGGCTGCGAAATTTGCCGATCAAGGCGCAACGGCCAAAGCGGTGGCAGAAGAGTGGCGCCGAATGCTGGAAAACAGTTCGGGGAATGTCATGGCGGATGCATTGAAGAACATGCAATCCGGCGGTAGTCAGGGTTTCGATGCGTGGTATTCGTCGGTGGAGCCGATGTTGAATGGCTGGAAGCGCGAATTTTCGGCATGGTTGAATGTGCCGACCTTCGGCCTTGCGCGAGAGCACCAAGAACGTCTGCAAAAGTTGATGCAGGCGCAAATGGACTATCAAGAAGCACTGTCCACACACAATGCGTTACTCGGCAATTCCGGTGAAACAGCGATGAAGTATTTCGAGGCCTTGCTCGAAAAGCAGGGCGTGACCGGCAAGCCGATCACCTCTGCACGCGGCCTATTTGATACTTGGGTCGACGCGGCAGAACAGGCCTATGCGAAGGTGGCACTCTCGCGTGAATATCGCACTGCCTACGCCAATATGGTCAACGCTCAGATGCGTTTGCGCGCGGGCGTGCAGCGCGAAATCGAACAGGCCTGTGACGCCTTAGGTATTCCGACGCGAACGGAAATGGATGCTGCCCATCGCAAAATCGCAGAGCTCGAACGTGCACTGAGGCGCGCGTCAACGTCTGCGAGAACGGAAGATGCCGAACGTAAAGTCGCGCCCAAGAAGTCAGCGGCCAAGAAAGCCCCTGCGGCGAAGAAGGCGGCCAAAAGGACAGCTGCGCGTAAAGCCCCGGCAAGCCGTAACTCAGCCAGGAAGCGCACATGAAAAACACGTCACCGATTGATATCACGGCGGAAGGCATCGCCGACGAAGTCGCGAATGTGCAGGCCAAGCTCGGTGCAAGTTTTGGCACTTTGCGAAACGTCGATAACTTCGACTACGGCGCATCAGACAAAGAAGAAGTTTGGCGCGACGGCAAAGTTGTTTTGTACCGCTACACGCCGGTGCGAAAGACACTCGCACGTATCCCGATTCTTGTCAGTTATGCCTTGGTCAATCGCCCCTACATGATCGACTTGCAAGACGATCGATCTTTGGTAAAGGGCTTACTTGAGCGCGGCGAAGACGTCTACGTGATCGATTGGGGCTATACAGATCGATCAGACAAGTTTCTGACCTTGGAGGACTATATCCAGCGCTTTTTGAATGGCGCTGTCGATTTCCTGCGCGAACGTCACAAGGTCAATGCGATCAATCTTTTAGGTATTTGTCAGGGTGGCGTTTTTTCTTTGTGCTATGCCGCGCTCAACCCTGCCAAGGTCAAGAACCTGATTACGATGGTGACGCCGGTCGACTTCCAAACCCCGGACAACATGCTGTCAAATTGGACGCAAGAATTGGATGTCGATTTGTTTGTCGACACCATGGGTAACATTCCTGCTGACGTCATGAACTATTCGTACCTGATGTTGAAGCCCTTCCGACTCAATATGCAGAAGTACGTTGGCTTGGTCGATATTCTCGACAATCCCAAAGCGGTGACTGACTTCCTGCGCATGGAAAAGTGGATTTTCGATTCACCAGACCAAGCGGGCGAAGCGTTCCGTCAATTCGTGAAGTTGTTCTATCAAGGCAATGGCTTTGTTAACAAAGACGTGGATATCGGCAATCGCCCGGTGGATCTCGATGATGTGACCATGCCAGTTCTGAACATCTATGCCGAGCAAGATCATTTGGTGCCGCCGGACGCGTCACGCAAAATGAAATCACTGCTCGGCACGCGTGACTACACCGAACTCAGCTTCAAAGGCGGGCATATCGGGATTTACGTCTCGAGCCGCGCGCAAAAGGAAGTGCCAGAGACGATCCATCATTGGTTGGCGAAGCGCGCCGTCTAGTTGCCATGGATACACGCCTCGTTTGGGCACTCAAATGTTTGGGTGGCATTTGGACGTTACCTAACACGGCCATTGGCTTGATATTGGGAAGTGCAGGTCTCCCATTTGGTGCGCACATGCACCTAAGCACACGCGAGTGTGCCTTGGTATTTCATGGCTGGCCATGGGGGCCGGGTGGTGCGATCACCTTTGGCAATGTCATCGTGCACACCGGCAATTCACTGGATTCGCCTTGCCTTACCTACGCGACGCGCGCGGGTCGTGCACAAGAGGCGCACATCCGCTTGGGTGATCACGAGCGCGCCCACGTCTTTCAGTACATGGTGTTGGGTGTGCTGTTCTTGCCGGTGTATGGATTGTGTGGGGGGGTCAGTGTGCGCAATCCATTTGAACGCGCCGCAGACCGATATGCCTTGACTGGCCGGGGTTGGTGGCCATTGGGTCGAATCCGCGTTTAAGTCGCCTGCGGCAGAATCTCTTCCACGCGTTCCGGTGGGCGACACAGTCGTGTGCCTAGTTCGGTACGCACAAACGGACGATTCAAAAGGCGAGGGTGGCTCGCCATTGCCGCGATCAGAGTTTCCGGATCCGCGTCCGCAAGGCCGAGCGCGTCGAACTCTGCCTCTTTGCTGCGGATGGCATCGATGGGGGTCAGGCCTGCCTCGGCAATGAGTGCGCGCAGGGTATTGGCATCGGGCGGCGTCGCCAAATAGTCGATGACCTCAATGTCCGCCCCATGCGCCTGGAGCCGCGCCAATGCGCCGCGGGAATTGCTGCATTGGGGGTTGTGGTAAATCGTCGCCTTCATTTTTTGCCCTTAAACGTGCCAATCCAGTCAGTTTGGGAAGGAAAGCTATGCAGGACAAGGGTTTCCATCGCTATACTTCAAGATCATCTATCTTCAATGTGTCAAATCGCTTGTTGTTTCAATGGCTTGCGTAACTTGGCTCATCTAACTTCTAACGTTTCGCATGCGGAGCGTTGACTGAGTGTTGAATGCGTCTTTCTACTATTAAGTTGGCTGGTTTCAAATCCTTCGTCGATCCGACGACCCTGCATCTGCCGGGAAACATGACCGGCGTGGTCGGACCCAACGGGTGCGGTAAATCCAACATCATCGACGCCGTGCGCTGGGTGATGGGCGAATCATCCGCCAGCCGTCTGCGTGGCGATAATGCAACCGATGTGATCTTCTCCGGTTCGACGGCACGAAAGCCTGTCTCTCAAGCCACGGTCGAATTGATCTTCGACAATTCCGATCACGCCATCACGGGTGAGTACGCGAGCTTCAACGAAATCTCGGTCAAACGCACGGTAGGCAGAGACGGCCAAAGCAGTTACTTCTTGAACGGCACACGCTGTCGTCGTCGCGACATTACGGACTTGTTCTTGGGCACCGGCTTGGGCCCGCGCAGCTATTCGATTATTGAACAAGGGATGATCTCCCAAATCATCGAAGCCAAACCGGAGGAACTGCGGGTTTACCTAGAAGAAGCTGCAGGCATTTCCAAATATAAAGAACGCCGCCGCGAAACTGAAAACCGCATCCGTCATACCCGCGAGAATCTGGATCGACTCGGGGACTTGCGT from Lysobacter sp. HDW10 encodes the following:
- the pnp gene encoding polyribonucleotide nucleotidyltransferase, which encodes MAKITKSFQYGGRTVTLETGEIARQAGGAVMVSVDGTVVLATAVCAKSAREGQDFFPLTVDYQEKFYAGGRIPGGFFKREGRSTEKETLISRLIDRPIRPLFPEEYKNEVQIIVTLMSLNPEVEGDIPALIGASAALSLCGSPFQGPIAAAKVGYANGQYILNPSVEQLKTSELELVVAGTQDAVLMVESEAKELSEDVMLGAVMFGHRESQVVINAIKEMVAEAGVQASDWAAPAKNESLISELASAIGDRMKHAYSIIEKADRRLTLNSLRKEISDLLNPKGEAAGWTAGDVGKEFGEQEYSTMRQSVLQTKKRIDGRGLTDVRPISVKVGVLPRVHGSALFTRGETQALVVTTLGTARDGQIIDDVAGEWKENFMFHYNFPPYSVGETGRFGAPKRREIGHGRLAKRGVLAMMPTLEAFPYTVRVVSEITESNGSSSMASVCGSSLALMDAGVPVKRPVAGIAMGLVKEGTDYVVLSDILGDEDHLGDMDFKVAGSEAGVTALQMDIKIQGITEEIMKVALAQAKDGRLHILGEMAKALTTARSELSEFAPRLLTIKIHPDKIREVIGKGGATIQGITKETGTQIDIQDDGTITIASVNNAAAMAAKTRIEQITSDVEPGRVYEGKVAKIMDFGAFVTILPGKDGLVHVSQISNERVEKVSDKLKEGDIVKVKVLEVDKQGRIRLSMKALDEEAGEAPAAE
- a CDS encoding MarR family winged helix-turn-helix transcriptional regulator; protein product: MLDKKQDEVLSEFRCQLAGFLRFSESAAREAGLTPAQYLLLLHLCGFPDRDWATIVELADRLQASHQSTAALVKRCEAQGWVKKRAGRGDARFVEVAPMPKARRAVARVASHHAEELAQLGAVFDAATRVAAMDRSNEKKGRKP
- a CDS encoding chloride channel protein gives rise to the protein MRGRDFARNDRLPWLALFAVVIGVLSTIGAWVLLSMIRFFTQLFFFQRLSFDEVSPATNTLGAWVILVPALGGLIVGLIARYGSEKIRGHGIPEALEAILFGKSRMSPKVAVLKPLSSGIVIGSGGPFGAEGPVIMTGGAVASLLAQAFHLTAAERKALLVAGACAGMTAVFGAPIAAILLAVELLLFELRPRSLLPVAVACAVAGFLRPLWAPAAPLFPMQTPPVETLAIFSSIVAGLASGGLSALMTRLLYWVEDGFERLPLHWMWWPAIGGLVVGLGGWLEPRALGVGYDVIADLLAHHLLLSTVVALLAVKAIIWAVALGSGTSGGVLAPLLMIGAGLGYLIGPWLPGGDPRLWALVCMAATLGGTMRAPLMAILFAFELTGNSHALLPLTLGCATAYGFSVLVMPRSILTEKIARRGLHVYREYGVDPLERSFVDEVMTRDVVAIPADMPIERARQTFFGAHQAHRGYPVVDGETLVGLIRRDDFKDATEGHVRDLLHGVGPVALLGETCRSVAARMAATGVERLPVIDAQGSHALVGIVSRSDLLDPARDTHEDEMPRERFFGGSGA
- a CDS encoding DegV family protein, whose translation is MRIGYVVDAGCDLPQSIIDQENVVVLPIAVRIGEQVINDSRQDVVSQQFLDSGIAKDAAEAETIPYTVEQISELFLTKLVVDYDYVMVQTITASRSPIYERCVQASFKILSEYHAPREAAGFATPFNMRVVDTGTLFTGQAVVAWEAIQLRHNGTSTQAIRNRIDRVIANTHGFLVTPDLYYIRNRGRAKGDRSVSLLSAALGTTLDIKPLLYANRGMTKPVAKLRGFEPACEKMLNYATRAVGQGLLTPVVSLAYGGDLDEMRNMPGYASLKQACLNNGVTLLESMMSLTGLINIGAGTLSVAFAQEGVFNFD
- the dinB gene encoding DNA polymerase IV gives rise to the protein MHVAEPPLQRKIIHVDMDAFYASVEQRDAPELKGRPVVVAWRGSRSVVCAASYEARVFGVRSAMPAVRAERLCPDAVFVPPDFSRYKVVSQQIREIFSRYTDLIEPLSLDEAYLDVTRPKCDLGSATHIAAQIREEIKQETRLTASAGVAPNKFIAKIASDINKPDGLFVVKPHQVEAFLADLPLARLPGVGKVTDAHLQKLGFKKCGDIRAANAQLLEAQFGKWGKRLHELAHGIDDRAVVPERPTLQISSEDTFAVDVPLGACNDAIRALSIKTWQAYQRELQRHPGRHARTVVLKLKTAQFRTLTRSLTEHPFPVDADALYARAVSLCERVALPESTLFRLVGVGVSGFQEDASSDPGYIAQLFDG
- a CDS encoding sigma-70 family RNA polymerase sigma factor, whose protein sequence is MTGASLTHDPPDTSEAAFLGLLNTHIGILHKVTATYAWTPEDRADLAQDIRASLWAAWPMYDATRSFSTWMYRVALNVAISEVRRKTRIQKHHVAFDPTAHDVAAPEDSERVNESMQRLNRALDALDVFNRALLIMHLDDLSHRDIGEVLGMSESNVATKLNRIKQRLKTLFSAASET
- the pssA gene encoding CDP-diacylglycerol--serine O-phosphatidyltransferase, producing the protein MQDTPSKPRHFSMFRDFHLADWFTLGNAFCGTGAVFAAMRYLQEGNVRDLLIGMALIPLAFILDALDGRIARWRNVSSSLGRELDSLADVISFGVAPAALAYACGLQGGWDWVVLSYFVCCGVSRLARYNVTAEALSGAEGKVKYFEGTPIPSSLVLVVMLAVAAWQGAIGDNVWFGKIVLGPWQFHPLVIAFAVSGSLMVSKTLRIPKP
- the phaE gene encoding class III poly(R)-hydroxyalkanoic acid synthase subunit PhaE; its protein translation is MNPQWPNDFESLGRHYMEAWQNMMRGAMSGQNVPPTGFAGMGGWQDPSQAWTRAASQFANPESMAAMHRFNAQSNGWYAQMHELAAKFADQGATAKAVAEEWRRMLENSSGNVMADALKNMQSGGSQGFDAWYSSVEPMLNGWKREFSAWLNVPTFGLAREHQERLQKLMQAQMDYQEALSTHNALLGNSGETAMKYFEALLEKQGVTGKPITSARGLFDTWVDAAEQAYAKVALSREYRTAYANMVNAQMRLRAGVQREIEQACDALGIPTRTEMDAAHRKIAELERALRRASTSARTEDAERKVAPKKSAAKKAPAAKKAAKRTAARKAPASRNSARKRT
- the phaC gene encoding class III poly(R)-hydroxyalkanoic acid synthase subunit PhaC translates to MKNTSPIDITAEGIADEVANVQAKLGASFGTLRNVDNFDYGASDKEEVWRDGKVVLYRYTPVRKTLARIPILVSYALVNRPYMIDLQDDRSLVKGLLERGEDVYVIDWGYTDRSDKFLTLEDYIQRFLNGAVDFLRERHKVNAINLLGICQGGVFSLCYAALNPAKVKNLITMVTPVDFQTPDNMLSNWTQELDVDLFVDTMGNIPADVMNYSYLMLKPFRLNMQKYVGLVDILDNPKAVTDFLRMEKWIFDSPDQAGEAFRQFVKLFYQGNGFVNKDVDIGNRPVDLDDVTMPVLNIYAEQDHLVPPDASRKMKSLLGTRDYTELSFKGGHIGIYVSSRAQKEVPETIHHWLAKRAV